Within the [Limnothrix rosea] IAM M-220 genome, the region TGATTTTTTATTTGTCGAAGGAGAAACGTTAACTCTTTTATGACCCAGTCCCCTGCCTTTACCGATGGCTTAGCCTATGTTCTTCTTGTGGGTACAAGCCCTAATTTTAATCAGCAAATTGGTGCAGATCTCGCCGAGGTAGGGTATCAAATTGTTGCCGTTGAAAGTCCAGACAAAGGGCTACAGCGGCTCGAACAAACGCCTCCTAGCATGACGATTGTTGATTACAGTGCTTTGGGACAAAAGGGGATTGATTTTTGTCGTGACCTCCGCTCTGGGAATAAAACGTTTCCGATTCTCTTTCTCGTTGCCCAAGATCGGGTGGAAGAACGGGTTGTTTGTTTGGAGGCTGGTGCCGATGATTATTTGTTGCAGCCCTATCAACGGGATAAGTTTACGCAGATTGTCAATGTCTATCTCCAGCCCCAGCCAGAACAGCGGGAGCAGTTGTTATTTGGGGATCTTGTCCTTGATTTGAGTAGCCGTCAAGTGTGGCGATCGCCGTCTGGGGTTGAAAATGATAATCCCCAAATAATTGACCTGACGGTGAAAGAATTTGAATTACTCAAATATTTAATGTCTTATCCCCAGCAAGTGCTTACAAGGGAGCAAATCTTAAAAAATGTTTGGGGCGAAGACTTTCAAGGAGAATCTAACGTCATTGAAGTCTACATTCGCTATTTACGCCTTAAAATCGAAACGAAGGGACGAAAACGTCTCATCCAAACAGTCCGCGGCGTTGGCTATGTTTTGAAAGATAGCTAGGGGATCATAAATCTTTGGCTAAATGTCAACAACTCTGGTTTTGCGGATCTCTTTTTTGAGGCGCGAACATATTTTTATTCTTCTGTCTTTAAATCCACTATGACTTTGCCAGCCCGTTTGTTGCCCCTCCTTTGCGGTGTGTTGTTAGTTGGTTGTGTGCCCTTCCCCGGAGATGGCGTTGATCCTAGTACGACACCCGGTACGACTCCGCCCCCGGAAATAACGACTCCTGTGCCAACGACTCCCCAAGGACAAGTTTTGCCCATTACTGCCACTGCAAAGATTGAATCTTCTGGACAAATTTTCGCCTTAGAGGTTGCCGAAACCGCTGAGCAGCAGCAATTAGGGTTGATGTACCGTGAAAGCCTACCGGATAATCGCGGTATGTTATTTCAGTTTGATCCGGCGCGTCCTGTGAGTTTTTGGATGAAAAATTGTCTGATTCATCTCGATATTATTTTCCTCAAAGATGGGGTGGTGCAGACGATCGCCCGGAATGTGCCGCCCTGTGAAAATGATCCCTGCCCAACCTATGGTACGCCTGCGGATATTGACCAAGTGATTGAAATTCGCGGTGGCTTGTCCGATGAGATGGGGTTAACGGAGGGGGATGAAATTACGGTGAGCTTTATGGACTCTTAAAATCTGACGGTGGGGCGATCGCCTAAAATCTTTGGAAACAAAAAGATACGTCGCCCCAGTTTTGCAACCGAACCAATGAGCTACAGCCCCCGCATTCAGGATATTCCCGCCAGTGAACGCCCCCGCGAACGCCTCGTGGAAATTGGTGCTCAATATTTATCTAATGCCGAACTAATTGCCATCCTCATTGGCACTGGCGATCGCCATCAAGGTTTATCGGCAGTCGGTTTAGCCCAGCACATTCTCCAAACCTTTAGCCACGGTAAGCGTGATCCCTTCGACATCCTCCGGAATACCAACCCCCAAGAACTGACCCATATCAAAGGCGTTGGTTTAGCAAAAGCCGCCCAAATCTTGGCAGGCATCGAACTAGGAAAACGTGTTTTTCAGGCCAAACCCAGCGAAAAGACGATCATCGATAGCCCAGAAGCCGCGGCGATCGCCCTCAGCAACGACCTCATGTGGCAAGACCAAGAACGCTTTGCAGTACTTTGTTTAGACATCAAAAATAAACTCATCGCCACCAAAGTCATTACCATTGGGCTCGCCACCGAAACCCTTGCCCATCCCCGGGAAATTTTCCGAGAAGTGATCAAACAAGGCGCAGCCCGATTAATCATTGCCCACAACCACCCCTCCGGTAATGTCGAGCCGAGTAACGCCGATCTCCAGCTCACCAGCCGTCTCCTCCAATCCGCGCAAATTATTGGGATTCCCCTCCTCGACCACATCATCCTTGGCCACGATAATTTCAGTAGCCTGCGTCAAACCTGTGACCTGTGGGACGAATATCCCCAGCCCGAATAATTCCCGTCTTTTTAAATTTTATTCATCAAGCGTTCCAGCCATAAAGATTGACTTTCCTAAGATCCTTCAGAAGAAAGATGCATTGTCCCCAGTGACAAAAAAGCGGCTCTTACGGCGATCGCCACCCCCGCAACAAAAGCCTTAGGAAAAATCTCTCCCACTACCAACCATTTACTGTCCAGCTTTCTCAATATTAAAATTTTCCCATTACCCTGATCTAGGCAAAATAAATCCCCACAATAAAAAAGCCTTTCCAAAGTTATATTCATAAAGACAGATTCCCGTAACAACTAGAGAAACCTTAAAATCTCAAACTACACAGAAAACCGAACAAATCACCTCGTATTACCACGCCGATCAACAAAACAGAAACCCTTAACATGACCGTAGTTGGACAAACTAGAGAGATTATTTTTTCAAGCTTAATATTATCTTTCTTCAATGATAAAAGCAGTGTAAAAGTCACAGGAATTTCAAAAAGAAATCAAACGTAAAACCGAACAAATGTTTAAGAAAAACGACAAATAATATAGTTTGTCAACCCTCTAAAAAACTTCACGCTAACGTTAAAGAAAGCTTGTCCTTCTTGTAGACGCACATCCAGATTTGAACAATATGACTAAACGAACCTTTGGTGTAATCGGTCTTGCCGTAATGGGAGAAAACCTCGCCCTCAACGTAGAGCGAAATGGTTTCCCCATCGCAGTCTATAACCGTACCGCCAGCAAAACAGAAAAATTCATGGCAGAACGCGCGGTTGGCAAAGACATCAAAGCCGCCTACAGCCTCGAAGAATTTGTGCAGCAGCTTGAGCGTCCCCGCAAAATTTTGGTGATGGTAAAAGCAGGAAAACCAGTTGACTACGTCATCGAAGACCTCAAGCCCCTCCTCGAAGAAGGCGACATGATTATTGATGGCGGCAACTCCCTCTACGAAGATACAGAACGTCGCACAAAAGATCTCGAAGCCTCCGGTCTCGGCTTTGTCGGCATGGGTGTCAGTGGCGGTGAAGAAGGCGCACTTAATGGCCCCAGCTTGATGCCCGGCGGCACAGAAACGGCTTACCGTGAGCTAGAACCCATTGTCACGAAAATTGCAGCGCAAGTTGATGATGGCCCTTGCGTTACTTATATTGGCCCCGGTGGTGCTGGTCACTACGTCAAGATGGTACACAACGGTATCGAGTACGGCGATATGCAGCTCATCGCTGAAGCCTATGACCTCTTAGCCAATGCTGCCAAACTGAGCCACACTGAACTCCATGAAGTCTTTTCTGAATGGAATAAAACAGATGAATTGAACTCATTTTTGATTGAGATTACTGCCGATATCTTCAAAAAGATTGACCCAGAAACGAAGAAGCCATTGGTGGAGCTGATTCTTGATAGTGCGGGACAGAAAGGGACTGGCCGCTGGACGGTCGTTAACTCTCTTCAAATTGGTGTACCCATTCCCACAATTTACGCTGCTGTGAACGCTCGCGTCATGTCTGCGTTTAAGGAAGAGCGTCGGGCTGCTTCCCACGAACTGCCAGCGCCAGAGCGGGTTTATCGTGGCGATATCAAGACCTTCGTGAACCAAGTGCGTGATGCGTTGTATTGCTCGAAGATGTGTTCCTACGCGCAGGGTATGGCGCTGCTTGGTAAGGCTTCTGAAGAGTATGGCTACAACCTAGACCTCGGCGAAACAGCTCGCATTTGGAAGGGTGGTTGTATTATTCAGGCGGGCTTCCTCGACAAGATTAAGAAAGCCTATGTTGAGAATCCTGACCTTCCTAATCTTTTGCTTGCACCTGAGTTTAAGCAGTCGATTATTGATCGTCAGGATGCTTGGCGCACGGTGATCCTCGCAGCGAATGAGCTGGGGATTGCGGTTCCGGCTTTTAGTGCGTCTTTGGATTATTTTGATAGTTATCGTCGTGAGCGTCTCCCTCAGAACCTCACTCAGGCTCAGCGGGATTATTTCGGTGCGCACACCTATGAGCGTACGGACAAAGCTCGTGGTGAGTTTTTTCATACGGCTTGGGCTGAGTAAGTTCTGTAATTAATTTCTGATTCCCCTCAATCCTCCTTTCATAGGGGGATTTTTTGTTTTGAGTAGATATGTAGAAGGGGCGA harbors:
- the nblR gene encoding response regulator transcription factor NblR; amino-acid sequence: MTQSPAFTDGLAYVLLVGTSPNFNQQIGADLAEVGYQIVAVESPDKGLQRLEQTPPSMTIVDYSALGQKGIDFCRDLRSGNKTFPILFLVAQDRVEERVVCLEAGADDYLLQPYQRDKFTQIVNVYLQPQPEQREQLLFGDLVLDLSSRQVWRSPSGVENDNPQIIDLTVKEFELLKYLMSYPQQVLTREQILKNVWGEDFQGESNVIEVYIRYLRLKIETKGRKRLIQTVRGVGYVLKDS
- a CDS encoding DUF192 domain-containing protein, which gives rise to MTLPARLLPLLCGVLLVGCVPFPGDGVDPSTTPGTTPPPEITTPVPTTPQGQVLPITATAKIESSGQIFALEVAETAEQQQLGLMYRESLPDNRGMLFQFDPARPVSFWMKNCLIHLDIIFLKDGVVQTIARNVPPCENDPCPTYGTPADIDQVIEIRGGLSDEMGLTEGDEITVSFMDS
- the radC gene encoding RadC family protein, whose amino-acid sequence is MSYSPRIQDIPASERPRERLVEIGAQYLSNAELIAILIGTGDRHQGLSAVGLAQHILQTFSHGKRDPFDILRNTNPQELTHIKGVGLAKAAQILAGIELGKRVFQAKPSEKTIIDSPEAAAIALSNDLMWQDQERFAVLCLDIKNKLIATKVITIGLATETLAHPREIFREVIKQGAARLIIAHNHPSGNVEPSNADLQLTSRLLQSAQIIGIPLLDHIILGHDNFSSLRQTCDLWDEYPQPE
- the gnd gene encoding decarboxylating NADP(+)-dependent phosphogluconate dehydrogenase; the encoded protein is MTKRTFGVIGLAVMGENLALNVERNGFPIAVYNRTASKTEKFMAERAVGKDIKAAYSLEEFVQQLERPRKILVMVKAGKPVDYVIEDLKPLLEEGDMIIDGGNSLYEDTERRTKDLEASGLGFVGMGVSGGEEGALNGPSLMPGGTETAYRELEPIVTKIAAQVDDGPCVTYIGPGGAGHYVKMVHNGIEYGDMQLIAEAYDLLANAAKLSHTELHEVFSEWNKTDELNSFLIEITADIFKKIDPETKKPLVELILDSAGQKGTGRWTVVNSLQIGVPIPTIYAAVNARVMSAFKEERRAASHELPAPERVYRGDIKTFVNQVRDALYCSKMCSYAQGMALLGKASEEYGYNLDLGETARIWKGGCIIQAGFLDKIKKAYVENPDLPNLLLAPEFKQSIIDRQDAWRTVILAANELGIAVPAFSASLDYFDSYRRERLPQNLTQAQRDYFGAHTYERTDKARGEFFHTAWAE